A genome region from Erigeron canadensis isolate Cc75 chromosome 3, C_canadensis_v1, whole genome shotgun sequence includes the following:
- the LOC122591252 gene encoding probable linoleate 9S-lipoxygenase 5: MDELFRKFANLLLRKNNEIKKTTIVKGKVVLMKKNVLDFNDLGASVLDRAHELFGQHISIQFISVTHADRGSSSEKGLRGKLAGKPAILEDWISTIAPLTAEESAFEVTFEWDEEFGLPGAFIVQNFHHSEFYLMTLNLENVPGHGEVHFVCNSWVYPAKNYTKDRIFFSNRAYLPSETPELLRPYREDELETLRGNGTGMLQEWDRVYDYDVYNDLSNPDDEEKKRPIIGGSSEYPYPRRGRTGRSPAKSDPKYESRLSFIQSSTIYVPRDERFGHLKRSDFLAYGLESVLKLLLPEFEALSDTTLDEFDSLDDVMKLYKGGIKLPEGPSLDFILTDIPIQVLKEIVRSDGEGLSKYSTPQVINADPNAWSTDEEFAREMLAGVNPVLIQLLQEFPPISKLDVKVYGNQNSSIRSHHIEEHLDGLDVQEVLKAKRLFILDHHDSLMPYVRRINSTSSKIYATRTLLILQKDGTLKPIAIELSLPHPDDDKLGAISKVCTPSKVGVEAEIWHLAKTYVAVNDTGVHQLISHWLHTHAVVEPFVIATNRQLSVLHPINKLLHPHFRDTMNINASARNILISSGGVIERTFFTGKYSVEICSKIYKDWVFPNQALPTDLISRGMAVEDSNAPHGLRLVIEDYPYAVDGLEIWSAIKTWVEDYCKFYYKNDDMVQKDVELQSWWKELREEGHGDLKHETWWPKMSSVQEVIDSCCIIIWVTSALHAAVNFGQYPYAGYPPNRPTLSRRLMPEPDTPEYDELKDDPKKFFLKTVSPQLQSLLSVTLIEILSRHTSDEIYLGQRECPEWTMDAEPLKAFQKFGNKLKEIEEIIVNRNNDKKFKNRFGPVQVPYTLLLPSSEEGLTGRGIPNSVSI, encoded by the exons ATGGATGAGTTATTTCGTAAGTTCGCAAACTTATTGCTGAGAAAAAACAATGAGATCAAGAAGACGACGATTGTCAAAGGGAAAGTGGTGTTGATGAAGAAGAACGTGCTCGACTTCAATGACTTGGGGGCGTCGGTTTTGGACCGAGCTCATGAGTTGTTCGGCCAACATATCTCTATCCAATTCATTAGTGTCACTCATGCTGATCGTGGATCATCCTCTG AAAAAGGGTTGAGAGGCAAGCTTGCTGGAAAACCAGCAATCTTGGAGGACTGGATCAGCACAATCGCGCCTCTTACCGCTGAAGAATCAGCCTTTGAAGTCACATTTGAATGGGATGAAGAATTTGGACTGCCAGGAGCTTTTATTGTCCAAAATTTCCACCACAGTGAATTTTACCTTATGACACTCAATCTTGAAAATGTTCCTGGTCATGGTGAAGTCCATTTTGTTTGTAACTCGTGGGTTTACCCTGCCAAAAATTACACCAAAGATCGTATATTTTTCTCTAATCGG GCATATCTTCCTAGTGAGACGCCTGAACTACTACGTCCTTACAGAGAGGATGAATTGGAAACCTTGAGAGGAAATGGAACCGGAATGCTTCAAGAATGGGACAGGGTTTATGACTATGATGTGTACAATGACTTGTCAAATCCGGATGATGAGGAGAAAAAGCGCCCCATTATTGGGGGGTCGTCTGAGTACCCATATCCACGTAGGGGAAGAACAGGCCGATCACCAGCCAAATCAG ATCCAAAATATGAGAGCAGGCTTTCATTTATCCAAAGTTCTACGATATATGTTCCAAGAGATGAGCGATTTGGACACTTAAAAAGATCTGATTTTTTGGCCTATGGACTAGAATCTGTCCTCAAATTACTTCTGCCGGAGTTTGAAGCTCTATCTGACACCACTCTAGATGAATTCGACTCATTAGACGATGTCATGAAGCTTTACAAAGGAGGAATCAAGCTTCCTGAGGGCCCTTcccttgattttattttaacagACATCCCAATACAAGTGCTCAAGGAAATTGTCCGATCTGATGGCGAGGGTCTTTCCAAATACTCGacacctcaagtcatcaatg CCGACCCAAATGCTTGGAGCACGGATGAAGAATTTGCAAGAGAGATGCTGGCTGGAGTCAACCCTGTTTTGATTCAACTCTTGCAA GAATTTCCTCCAATAAGTAAGTTGGATGTCAAGGTTTACGGTAACCAAAATAGTTCAATCAGATCACATCACATTGAAGAACATCTCGACGGTTTAGATGTACAAGAG GTGCTAAAAGCCAAAAGACTATTTATACTGGATCATCACGACTCATTGATGCCATACGTGAGGCGGATTAATTCAACTTCCAGCAAGATTTATGCCACACGAACTTTGCTCATTCTACAAAAAGATGGAACTTTAAAACCAATAGCTATTGAGTTAAGCTTACCTCATCCAGATGATGATAAACTTGGTGCTATTAGCAAAGTATGCACTCCATCAAAAGTTGGAGTGGAAGCTGAAATATGGCATTTGGCTAAAACATATGTAGCGGTGAACGATACAGGAGTTCATCAACTCATTAGTCACTG GTTGCATACACATGCGGTTGTTGAACCCTTTGTGATAGCAACAAATAGGCAACTGAGTGTACTCCATCCCATCAACAAGCTTCTTCATCCACATTTTCGTGATACAATGAACATCAACGCTTCTGCCAGGAATATCTTGATCAGTAGTGGAGGTGTTATTGAAAGAACTTTCTTTACCGGAAAATATTCAGTTGAAATTTGTTCTAAGATATACAAGGACTGGGTTTTCCCAAACCAGGCTCTTCCAACAGACCTTATTTCAAG gGGAATGGCAGTTGAGGACTCAAATGCTCCTCATGGTCTTCGACTAGTAATTGAGGACTACCCATACGCTGTGGACGGGCTTGAGATTTGGTCAGCCATTAAAACATGGGTTGAAGACTACTGCaagttttattataaaaacgACGATATGGTACAAAAGGACGTTGAACTGCAATCATGGTGGAAGGAGCTTCGAGAGGAAGGACATGGTGATTTGAAACACGAAACATGGTGGCCCAAAATGAGTTCGGTTCAAGAAGTTATTGACAGTTGCTGCATAATCATATGGGTGACTTCTGCCCTTCATGCGGCTGTAAACTTCGGGCAGTACCCTTATGCTGGATACCCTCCAAATCGTCCAACTTTAAGTCGTAGGCTTATGCCCGAACCAGACACTCCAGAGTATGATGAACTCAAAGACGACCCCAAgaaatttttcttgaaaaccGTTAGTCCTCAACTACAGTCACTTCTCAGCGTTACATTGATTGAGATATTGTCAAGACACACCTCTGATGAGATCTATCTGGGGCAACGAGAGTGCCCCGAGTGGACCATGGATGCAGAACCTTTGAAAGCATTCCAAAAGTTCGGCAACAAGTTGAAAGAAATCGAGGAAATAATAGTGAATAGGAACAATGATAAGAAGTTCAAGAACAGGTTTGGGCCAGTACAAGTGCCATACACCCTGCTCTTGCCATCTAGTGAAGAGGGACTCACTGGAAGGGGCATACCTAATAGTGTGTCAATATGA